The following coding sequences are from one Thermostaphylospora chromogena window:
- a CDS encoding nuclease-related domain-containing protein, which translates to MSDRPDQSSARPSPRTPSFAPVERASLRSLLHERKYLPLRHRVVIAVVAGVITGILLADWRAGVTGAVLAAIGHTVYCARSASSVPAWRRPSVAERRTEAQLKKLERNGYRTLHARAIPGSEAQIDHLVIGPTGVYAVDSEKWDKRLPVRVQSGKKLFHGPFDRKDRLKEAAWEASQAASLIGKKIGREINVVPSLAIYGPAIPWKILNIRQVDVFEGSRVRKWITKRERSLTEEEIEEIYQAAAQTLPPRYAEG; encoded by the coding sequence GTGAGTGACCGGCCGGACCAGTCGTCGGCCCGCCCGTCCCCGCGCACCCCCTCCTTCGCGCCGGTCGAGCGTGCATCACTGCGCAGCCTGCTGCACGAGCGGAAGTACCTCCCGCTGCGACATCGCGTCGTCATCGCCGTGGTGGCCGGGGTCATCACGGGCATCCTGCTCGCCGACTGGCGTGCGGGCGTCACCGGGGCGGTGCTGGCAGCCATCGGCCACACCGTCTACTGCGCCCGCTCGGCATCCTCCGTGCCCGCGTGGCGGCGGCCTTCCGTGGCCGAGCGGCGTACCGAGGCCCAGCTCAAGAAGCTGGAGCGCAACGGCTACCGCACCTTGCACGCCCGCGCGATCCCCGGCAGCGAGGCGCAGATCGACCACCTGGTGATCGGCCCCACCGGCGTGTACGCGGTCGACTCCGAGAAATGGGACAAGCGGCTTCCGGTGCGGGTGCAGTCGGGCAAGAAGCTCTTCCACGGTCCCTTCGACCGCAAGGACCGTCTGAAGGAGGCCGCTTGGGAGGCATCCCAGGCCGCCTCCCTGATCGGCAAGAAGATCGGCCGCGAGATCAACGTCGTGCCCTCCTTGGCGATCTACGGACCGGCGATCCCGTGGAAGATCCTCAACATCCGGCAGGTGGACGTCTTCGAAGGCAGCCGCGTGCGCAAGTGGATCACCAAGCGGGAGCGGTCCCTGACCGAGGAGGAGATCGAGGAGATCTACCAGGCCGCCGCGCAGACCCTTCCCCCGCGCTACGCCGAGGGCTGA
- a CDS encoding inorganic phosphate transporter has protein sequence MSVALALLAGMFALITGVNDGGAMLGTGLKMPSVRPMYGLLMLVIAVVVVPAISYRVAVTFTTRLTSLRGEDGRLAMAVAVVVALLVVTVLNQRGQPTSLTLAIVGAITGSGLGWGLPVSVDGVVFVLAVGLLAPFAGATVAAVARRLLVRLSDGRRLAVWHRAGFGLQCLAYAANDGQKMLAVFMVALGFQGAPPAICALIGLLFALGALYGLPRAGRTLSREILASRPLHSVSAELAGGVTVIGCALAGAPVSMTQVIAGGLIGAGMAETTRRIRWPAAMKIVIAWLLTLPVSGVLAAVAALLVKGMNAW, from the coding sequence ATGAGCGTCGCCTTGGCGCTGCTGGCCGGGATGTTCGCGCTCATCACCGGTGTGAACGACGGTGGCGCCATGCTCGGCACCGGCCTCAAGATGCCCAGCGTGCGACCGATGTACGGGCTGCTGATGCTGGTGATCGCGGTGGTCGTCGTCCCGGCGATCTCCTACCGGGTCGCGGTGACGTTCACCACCCGGTTGACCTCGCTGCGCGGAGAAGACGGCCGGCTCGCGATGGCCGTCGCCGTGGTCGTGGCCCTCCTCGTGGTCACCGTGCTCAACCAGCGCGGGCAGCCGACGAGCCTGACCCTGGCCATCGTGGGGGCGATCACCGGCTCCGGACTGGGATGGGGGCTTCCCGTCTCGGTGGACGGGGTGGTGTTCGTGCTGGCGGTGGGACTGCTCGCCCCGTTCGCGGGTGCCACGGTGGCCGCCGTCGCGAGACGACTCCTGGTGCGGCTGTCCGACGGCCGCAGGCTGGCCGTCTGGCATCGGGCCGGATTCGGCCTGCAGTGCCTCGCCTACGCGGCCAATGACGGGCAGAAGATGCTGGCCGTCTTCATGGTCGCTTTGGGCTTTCAGGGCGCGCCGCCGGCGATCTGCGCTCTGATCGGGCTGCTCTTCGCGCTCGGCGCCCTCTACGGCCTGCCGCGGGCCGGCCGTACCCTCAGCAGGGAGATCCTCGCCTCGCGTCCGCTGCACAGCGTCTCGGCCGAGCTGGCGGGGGGCGTGACCGTGATCGGCTGCGCGCTTGCGGGAGCGCCGGTGAGCATGACACAGGTCATCGCGGGCGGTCTCATCGGCGCCGGGATGGCCGAGACGACGCGGCGGATCCGGTGGCCCGCCGCCATGAAGATCGTAATAGCGTGGCTGCTCACGCTACCGGTGAGCGGTGTGCTCGCCGCCGTGGCGGCCCTCCTCGTCAAAGGGATGAACGCATGGTGA
- a CDS encoding helix-turn-helix transcriptional regulator, which yields MANVNTAAPARSLTPAEIAALALSLAHLGAGPQAATARLGLRHALENLDLDDDVVAATLDTLTTPLPAEVASRARVIADAITGKLVVRLHYRDASGHITVRDVDPVTCLVHREYWYLVGMCRLRRDIRAFRFDRILAVEPTTIPARPHPAERFLPFQRRRARAAA from the coding sequence ATGGCTAACGTCAATACGGCCGCGCCCGCCCGTTCGCTGACGCCCGCCGAGATCGCCGCCCTCGCCCTCTCCCTCGCCCACCTGGGAGCCGGCCCGCAGGCCGCCACCGCCCGGCTCGGTCTGCGCCACGCCCTGGAGAACCTCGACCTCGACGACGATGTCGTAGCCGCCACGCTCGACACGCTCACCACGCCGCTGCCCGCCGAGGTGGCCTCCCGCGCCCGCGTGATCGCCGACGCGATCACCGGCAAGCTCGTCGTCCGCCTCCACTACCGGGACGCCTCCGGTCACATCACCGTCCGCGACGTCGACCCCGTGACCTGCCTGGTCCACCGCGAGTACTGGTATCTCGTCGGCATGTGCCGACTGCGGCGGGACATCCGCGCCTTCCGCTTCGACCGGATCCTCGCCGTCGAACCCACCACGATCCCCGCCCGGCCTCACCCGGCCGAGCGCTTCCTGCCCTTCCAGCGCCGCCGCGCCCGGGCGGCCGCCTGA
- the purU gene encoding formyltetrahydrofolate deformylase, which produces MVSAEYVLTLSCPDRPGVVAAVSGLLAARDCNITESQQFGDRVSKRFFMRVQFVSQLPEDELRAAFAALATEFGMELQLRDLSVKPRVLVMVSKLGHCLNDLLYRVRSGLLDIEIVAVVSNHPDLRPLTQSYGIDYHHLPVTPDTKPRQEAEVLTLVDHYKADFVVLARYMQVLSEEMCAKLAGRVINIHHSFLPSFKGAKPYHQAFARGVKLIGATAHYVTPALDEGPIIEQEVARVNHTHSPEDLAAIGRDLECQALARAVRWHAEQRILLDGHKTIIFPR; this is translated from the coding sequence ATGGTGAGTGCGGAGTACGTCCTGACGTTGTCCTGCCCGGACCGCCCCGGCGTGGTGGCGGCCGTCTCCGGGCTGCTCGCGGCTCGCGACTGCAACATCACGGAAAGCCAGCAGTTCGGCGACCGCGTCTCCAAGCGGTTCTTCATGCGTGTGCAGTTCGTCTCTCAGCTGCCCGAGGACGAGCTGCGCGCCGCCTTCGCCGCCCTTGCGACGGAGTTCGGGATGGAGCTTCAGCTGCGGGACCTGTCGGTCAAACCGCGGGTGCTGGTCATGGTCAGCAAGCTCGGACACTGCCTGAACGACCTGCTGTACCGCGTGCGTTCCGGACTGCTCGACATCGAGATCGTCGCGGTGGTCTCCAACCACCCCGACCTGCGCCCGCTCACCCAGTCCTACGGGATCGACTACCACCACCTGCCGGTCACTCCCGACACCAAGCCGCGCCAGGAGGCCGAGGTGCTCACGCTCGTCGATCACTACAAGGCCGACTTCGTGGTGCTGGCCCGCTACATGCAGGTGCTGTCGGAGGAGATGTGCGCGAAGCTGGCGGGGAGGGTGATCAACATCCACCACTCCTTCCTGCCCTCGTTCAAGGGGGCCAAGCCTTACCACCAGGCGTTCGCGCGCGGGGTGAAACTCATCGGCGCCACGGCGCACTACGTGACTCCGGCGCTGGACGAGGGGCCGATCATCGAGCAGGAGGTCGCCCGGGTGAATCACACCCATTCGCCGGAGGACCTCGCCGCGATCGGGCGCGATCTGGAGTGTCAGGCTCTGGCCCGCGCGGTCCGTTGGCATGCTGAACAACGCATTCTCCTCGACGGTCACAAGACCATCATCTTCCCGCGCTGA
- a CDS encoding HNH endonuclease, whose product MRQVLLLNATFEPLTTLSLRRAIVLVLREKADVIHRDRRGAVLRSASRTMDVPSVIRLRRYVRIPYRSRIPLTRAALMRRDDYRCAYCGQRAETIDHVIPRSRGGTHTWENCVASCMSCNHRKADKLLEELGWTLRVTPVVPRGAHWRLIGAHLAGDPQWAPYLEEAAA is encoded by the coding sequence ATGCGCCAGGTTCTGTTGCTCAACGCTACCTTCGAACCCTTGACCACTCTCTCGCTGCGCCGCGCCATCGTGCTGGTGCTGCGGGAGAAGGCTGATGTGATCCATCGTGACCGTCGGGGGGCGGTGCTGCGTTCGGCGAGCCGCACCATGGACGTACCGTCGGTCATCCGACTGCGACGGTACGTCCGGATCCCGTATCGGTCCCGGATTCCCCTCACCCGCGCCGCCCTGATGCGACGCGACGATTACCGCTGCGCTTACTGCGGGCAGCGTGCCGAGACGATCGATCACGTCATCCCCCGTTCACGGGGCGGCACGCACACGTGGGAGAACTGCGTGGCCTCGTGCATGTCGTGTAATCACCGCAAAGCCGACAAGCTGCTGGAGGAACTGGGGTGGACCCTCCGCGTCACCCCGGTGGTGCCACGGGGCGCCCACTGGCGTCTCATCGGCGCGCACCTGGCCGGAGACCCCCAGTGGGCGCCTTACCTGGAGGAGGCTGCGGCCTAG
- the ilvD gene encoding dihydroxy-acid dehydratase, with amino-acid sequence MPALRSRTVTHGRNMAGARALLRATGVAGSDFGKPIVAVANSFTQFVPGHVHLREVGDVVAAAVREAGAIPREFNTIAVDDGIAMGHGGMLYSLPSRELIADAVEYMVNAHCADALVCISNCDKITPGMLMAALRLNIPTVFVSGGPMEAGKADGRKLDLIDPMIASADDEVSDTELLRMEESACPTCGSCSGMFTANSMNCLTEAIGLALPGNGTTLATHKARRALFEKAGRTVVELARRYYDEDDESVLPRSIATRDAFENAMALDVAMGGSTNTILHLLAAAREAGVDFGLKEINELSLRVPCLCKVAPATAKYHVEDVHRAGGIPAILGELDRAGLINRNTATVHSATLGEYIDHWDPRSPSVLPEALELWHAAPGNARTVRPYAQDARWDSLDLDREQGCVRDVAHAYTRDGGLAVLYGNLARDGAVVKTAGVDESIWRFSGPAVVFESQEDACEGILGGKVKPGDVVVIRYEGPKGGPGMQEMLYPTSFLKGKGLGKVCALITDGRFSGGTSGLSIGHASPEAAEGGVMALIEDGDIIEIDIPARSLELKVSEEELAARRERLLAELGGYRPRDRRRPVSAALQAYAALTTSASTGASRDLSQLSR; translated from the coding sequence ATGCCCGCCCTCAGGTCTCGTACGGTCACCCATGGCAGGAACATGGCCGGTGCCCGGGCCCTGCTCCGGGCGACCGGTGTAGCCGGGAGCGACTTCGGCAAGCCCATCGTCGCCGTGGCCAACAGCTTCACCCAGTTCGTGCCCGGTCATGTGCACCTGCGCGAGGTGGGCGACGTGGTGGCCGCCGCGGTGCGGGAGGCGGGTGCGATCCCGCGGGAGTTCAACACGATCGCGGTCGACGACGGCATCGCCATGGGCCACGGCGGCATGCTCTACTCGCTGCCCAGCCGCGAGCTGATCGCCGACGCCGTCGAGTACATGGTGAACGCCCACTGCGCCGACGCGCTGGTCTGCATCTCCAACTGCGACAAGATCACGCCCGGCATGCTGATGGCCGCGCTGCGGCTCAACATCCCCACCGTCTTCGTCTCCGGCGGGCCCATGGAGGCCGGTAAGGCCGACGGGCGCAAGCTCGACCTCATCGACCCGATGATCGCCTCGGCCGACGACGAGGTCTCCGACACCGAGCTGCTGCGGATGGAGGAGAGCGCCTGTCCCACCTGCGGCTCGTGCAGCGGCATGTTCACCGCCAACTCGATGAACTGCCTGACCGAGGCGATCGGGCTGGCCCTGCCGGGCAACGGCACCACCCTGGCCACCCACAAGGCGCGGCGCGCGCTGTTCGAGAAGGCCGGCCGTACGGTGGTGGAGCTGGCGCGGCGCTACTACGACGAGGACGACGAGTCCGTGCTGCCGCGTTCGATCGCCACCCGGGACGCCTTCGAGAACGCGATGGCGCTCGACGTGGCGATGGGCGGTTCGACCAACACGATCCTCCACCTGCTCGCCGCCGCCCGCGAGGCGGGCGTCGACTTCGGCCTGAAGGAGATCAACGAGCTCTCGCTGCGGGTGCCGTGCCTGTGCAAGGTCGCGCCCGCCACCGCCAAGTACCACGTCGAGGACGTACATCGGGCGGGCGGCATCCCCGCCATCCTGGGCGAGCTGGACCGCGCCGGACTGATCAACCGGAACACCGCGACCGTGCACAGCGCCACCCTCGGCGAGTACATCGACCACTGGGATCCCCGCTCGCCCTCCGTGCTGCCCGAGGCGCTGGAGCTGTGGCACGCCGCTCCCGGCAACGCCCGCACCGTGCGCCCCTACGCTCAGGACGCCCGCTGGGACTCCCTCGACCTGGACCGTGAACAGGGATGCGTGCGCGATGTGGCGCACGCCTACACCCGCGACGGCGGCCTCGCCGTCCTGTACGGGAACCTCGCTCGCGACGGCGCGGTGGTCAAGACGGCCGGCGTGGACGAGTCGATCTGGAGGTTCTCCGGCCCCGCCGTGGTGTTCGAGTCGCAGGAGGACGCCTGCGAGGGCATCCTCGGCGGCAAGGTCAAGCCCGGCGACGTGGTGGTGATCCGTTACGAGGGGCCCAAGGGCGGCCCGGGGATGCAGGAGATGCTCTACCCGACCTCGTTCCTGAAGGGCAAAGGCCTGGGCAAGGTGTGCGCGCTGATCACCGATGGACGCTTCTCCGGCGGCACGTCGGGGCTGTCCATCGGGCACGCCTCCCCCGAGGCGGCCGAGGGGGGCGTCATGGCGCTGATCGAGGACGGCGACATCATCGAGATCGATATCCCGGCCCGCTCGCTGGAGCTCAAGGTCTCCGAGGAGGAGCTGGCGGCGCGCCGTGAGCGGCTGCTCGCCGAGCTCGGCGGTTACCGGCCGCGTGACCGTCGGCGTCCGGTCAGCGCCGCCCTGCAGGCCTACGCGGCGCTGACCACGTCGGCCTCCACCGGCGCCTCCCGCGACCTCTCCCAGCTGTCACGCTGA
- a CDS encoding prolyl oligopeptidase family serine peptidase, translating to MTRRSYPPALREETVDELHGTTVPDPYRWLEDPESPATKEWLAAQAELFEAELKRRADFRERIAELLRSGSVGSPVWRGERRFFLRRAPDQEHAVLYTVDPGGEERVLVDPVALDPSGLTTLDSWQPDKEGRLLAYQISVGGDEESNLYVLDVETGERVEGPIDRCRYSPVAWLPGGEAFYYVRRLPPSEVPEGEEQYHRRVYLHRVGTSTDDDVMVFGDGLEKTNYYGVSVSRDGRWLSVSASRGTAPRNDLWIADLSASSPERPALVSVQEGVDAQTALHFGRDGRLYVFTDRDAPRARVCVTDPSRPGFEHWRDLIPEDPEAVLSDFAILDDLDRPVMLVLWTRHAISEITVHDLATGERIGEVPTPGLGTIGGIVERPEGGHEAWFSYTDNTTPPTVQRYDARTGETTLWATSPGAVEVPSVRTEQVVYRSADGTPVRMLVISRPDLEGPRPTILYGYGGFGISMTPGYSASILTWVEAGGVYAIAHLRGGGEEGEEWHRAGMLGNKQNVFDDFHAAAEHLIATGVTTPEMLGISGGSNGGLLVGAALTQRPDLYAAAVCIAPLLDMVRYEKFGLGATWNVEYGSAEIPEEFAWLWSYSPYHHVREGVAYPATLFAVFQNDTRVHPLHAWKMCAALQHAQAADRPILLRNEAEAGHSTRKVSKTVDLTADQLSFLAQHTGLGAALPAEGSSDTA from the coding sequence ATGACGCGACGGTCGTATCCACCAGCCCTCCGTGAGGAGACGGTCGACGAATTGCACGGCACGACCGTGCCTGATCCTTACCGCTGGCTGGAAGATCCTGAAAGTCCCGCCACCAAGGAGTGGCTGGCCGCGCAGGCGGAGCTCTTCGAGGCCGAGCTCAAGCGCCGCGCCGATTTCAGGGAGCGCATCGCCGAGCTGTTGCGGTCAGGGTCGGTGGGGTCGCCCGTGTGGCGTGGAGAGCGGCGTTTCTTCCTGCGCCGCGCCCCCGATCAGGAGCACGCGGTGCTCTACACGGTCGACCCGGGGGGCGAGGAGCGGGTGCTGGTCGACCCGGTGGCGCTCGACCCGTCCGGTCTCACCACGCTCGACTCCTGGCAGCCCGACAAGGAGGGCCGCCTGCTCGCCTACCAGATCTCGGTGGGGGGCGATGAGGAGTCCAACCTCTACGTGCTCGACGTCGAGACCGGCGAGCGCGTCGAAGGGCCCATCGACCGCTGCCGCTACTCTCCGGTGGCCTGGCTGCCCGGCGGCGAGGCGTTCTACTACGTGCGTCGGCTCCCCCCGTCCGAGGTTCCCGAGGGGGAGGAGCAGTACCACCGGCGGGTCTACCTCCACCGCGTCGGCACCTCCACCGACGACGACGTCATGGTCTTCGGCGACGGCCTGGAGAAGACCAACTACTACGGCGTGTCGGTCTCGCGCGACGGCCGGTGGCTGTCGGTCTCCGCCTCACGCGGCACCGCGCCGCGTAACGACCTGTGGATCGCCGACCTGTCGGCGTCCTCCCCCGAGCGGCCCGCGCTGGTCAGCGTGCAGGAGGGCGTCGACGCCCAGACCGCGCTCCACTTCGGCAGGGACGGCCGGCTCTATGTGTTCACCGACCGCGACGCCCCGCGCGCCCGGGTGTGCGTGACCGACCCGTCCCGGCCCGGTTTCGAGCACTGGCGCGACCTGATCCCGGAGGATCCCGAGGCCGTCCTGTCCGACTTCGCGATCCTCGACGACCTGGATCGCCCCGTCATGCTCGTGCTCTGGACCCGCCACGCCATCAGCGAGATCACCGTGCACGACCTCGCGACCGGCGAACGGATCGGCGAGGTGCCCACCCCGGGCCTGGGCACGATCGGCGGCATCGTCGAGCGTCCCGAAGGCGGCCACGAAGCGTGGTTCTCCTACACCGACAACACCACCCCGCCGACCGTCCAGCGCTACGACGCGCGCACCGGTGAGACCACGCTGTGGGCGACCTCCCCCGGCGCGGTGGAGGTGCCGTCGGTCCGCACCGAGCAGGTCGTCTACCGCTCGGCCGACGGCACCCCCGTGCGTATGCTGGTGATCTCCCGTCCCGATCTGGAGGGGCCGCGGCCCACGATCCTCTACGGATACGGCGGTTTCGGCATCTCCATGACCCCCGGGTATTCCGCCTCGATCCTGACGTGGGTGGAGGCCGGCGGCGTCTACGCCATCGCCCACCTGCGCGGCGGCGGTGAGGAAGGCGAGGAGTGGCACCGCGCGGGCATGCTCGGCAACAAGCAGAACGTCTTCGACGACTTCCACGCCGCCGCCGAGCACCTGATCGCCACAGGCGTCACCACCCCCGAGATGCTCGGCATCTCCGGCGGATCCAACGGCGGCCTCCTGGTCGGCGCGGCGCTCACCCAGCGGCCCGACCTCTACGCGGCCGCGGTCTGCATCGCCCCGCTGCTCGACATGGTGCGCTACGAGAAGTTCGGCCTCGGCGCGACCTGGAACGTCGAGTACGGCTCCGCGGAGATCCCCGAGGAGTTCGCCTGGCTGTGGTCCTACTCGCCCTACCACCACGTCCGCGAGGGCGTCGCCTATCCCGCGACGCTGTTCGCCGTCTTCCAGAACGACACGCGGGTGCACCCCCTGCACGCCTGGAAGATGTGCGCCGCCCTCCAGCACGCGCAGGCCGCCGACCGTCCCATCCTGCTGCGCAACGAGGCGGAGGCCGGGCACAGCACCCGGAAGGTGAGCAAGACCGTCGACCTGACGGCCGACCAGCTCAGCTTCCTCGCCCAGCACACCGGTCTCGGCGCCGCGCTCCCGGCTGAGGGCTCGTCGGACACCGCATGA
- a CDS encoding FmdB family zinc ribbon protein: MPRYEFRCRACGDTFEVSRPMAEAGDPARCPQGHDDTVKLLPTVAVTGGAQAPAAPRAGGCCGGGCCS, encoded by the coding sequence ATGCCGCGATACGAATTCCGTTGCCGTGCCTGCGGTGACACGTTCGAGGTCTCCCGGCCCATGGCCGAGGCCGGCGACCCGGCCCGGTGCCCGCAGGGTCACGACGACACGGTCAAGCTGCTGCCCACCGTTGCCGTGACCGGAGGCGCGCAGGCTCCGGCCGCGCCCCGCGCAGGCGGCTGCTGCGGCGGCGGTTGCTGCTCCTGA
- a CDS encoding DUF47 domain-containing protein, with protein MVRRLRRVLSLMTGRMDAALTEALIGQLECTKEGAWLAIAMIGGEIGRTEAHEKMRGIEHRGDAFRAKLVAELSRALVTPIDREDLFRLSRSIDDILDSLRDFVRESYLYRVQGQRRFAPMLDQIVAGIEALEKSVHDLANSTSAAGHDAMEAKKIGGTIQRMYQYEIARIFTDEITSESMKERELVRRLEIVATAISDAADAIADGAMKR; from the coding sequence ATGGTGAGACGGCTACGACGGGTGCTCAGCCTGATGACGGGACGGATGGACGCCGCCCTCACCGAGGCGCTCATCGGACAGCTCGAATGCACCAAGGAGGGGGCGTGGCTGGCGATCGCGATGATCGGCGGCGAGATCGGCAGGACGGAGGCGCACGAGAAGATGCGCGGGATCGAGCACCGCGGCGACGCCTTCCGCGCCAAGCTCGTGGCCGAGCTGTCCAGAGCGCTGGTGACGCCGATCGACCGTGAGGATCTGTTCCGCCTGTCCCGCTCGATCGACGACATCCTGGACTCGCTGCGCGACTTCGTCCGCGAGTCCTACCTGTACCGGGTGCAGGGCCAGCGCCGTTTCGCGCCGATGCTCGACCAGATCGTGGCGGGGATCGAGGCGTTGGAGAAGTCCGTGCACGACCTGGCGAACAGCACCTCCGCGGCGGGGCACGACGCCATGGAGGCCAAGAAGATCGGCGGCACCATCCAGCGCATGTACCAGTACGAGATCGCCCGGATCTTCACGGATGAGATCACCTCGGAGTCCATGAAGGAGCGGGAGCTCGTCCGGCGGTTGGAGATCGTGGCCACCGCCATCAGCGACGCCGCCGACGCCATAGCGGACGGCGCGATGAAGCGCTGA